In one window of Electrophorus electricus isolate fEleEle1 chromosome 15, fEleEle1.pri, whole genome shotgun sequence DNA:
- the LOC113587641 gene encoding odorant receptor 131-2-like, with translation MCTVYTVFCLQAGVVSVAACSKHGTATTFAQEGAVAPCSQDGTTTLCYLVGAVMPCPLSQMLQLAPCVPMVSPWNGMENICPPPRFVSKSTSPIPYPQESAVAVSSLKENIASMKAGHFFSPIDMCTAECNSSQEANSSSYQLQLVSSTPLRINLSMAITQFLVWPFIYIDVLMLVTFSRKQAFRTETRYILFAHTLLVDLIFLLLTDFVVLISYSDVQMPMVFCIPVCMLMEMVTICTPMIITAMCVERYVAICMPLRHSALSTSSKTHTAILIIWTVSAVKPLMDVIILAWTVSQAYLSQLTHCYYEILIPDTWQHYMRGFLCIVSFIIIFLVELFCYVMIMLAARAASVDKKSAAKGLRTVSMHMLQLTLCTMEVICPYIEAVVIEIDIQVYLSVRFFNFVTFSVIARAVSPLVYGIRDEKFYTAFVYYMRCGQNHISSEHRQSNPAQK, from the exons ATGTGCACAGTCTACACTGTGTTCTGCCTTCAAGCAGGTGTTGTCTCCGTTGCGGCCTGCTCCAAACATGGCACTGCCACGACATTTGCACAAGAGGGTGCCGTTGCACCCTGTTCACAGGATGGCACAACTACTCTGTGCTACCTAGTGGGTGCTGTCATGCCCTGTCCCCTGTCTCAGATGTTGCAGCTGGCACCCTGTGTCCCCATGGTCTCTCCCTGGAATGGCATGGAAAACATCTGTCCCCCACCTCGATTTGTCTCCAAGAGCACCTCTCCCATCCCCTACCCCCAGGAGAGTGCTGTCGCTGTGTCTTCCCTCAAAGAGAACATCGCATCCATGAAG GCTGGTCACTTCTTTTCTCCCATAGATATGTGCACAGCTGAGTGTAACAGCAGCCAGGAAGCCAACAGCAGCAGTTATCAGCTACAGCTGGTCAGCTCCACACCTTTGAGGATCAATTTATCAATGGCCATAACTCAGTTCCTCGTGTGGCCTTTTATATACATTGATGTGCTCATGCTTGTCACTTTCTCCAGGAAGCAGGCCTTCAGGACTGAGACACGCTACATATTGTTTGCCCACACCTTACTGgttgatttgatttttcttttgctgacTGATTTTGTGGTGCTCATATCCTACAGTGATGTCCAGATGCCCATGGTGTTCTGTATTCCTGTGTGCATGCTTATGGAGATGGTCACTATATGCACACCTATGATTATCACTGCCATGTGTGTAGAGCGCTACGTGGCCATCTGTATGCCTCTGAGACACAgtgctctctccacctccagcaAGACCCATACTGCCATCCTCATAATCTGGACTGTAAGCGCTGTAAAGCCGCTCATGGATGTGATCATCCTTGCCTGGACTGTCTCGCAAGCTTATCTGTCACAGCTCACCCATTGCTATTATGAGATCTTGATTCCTGATACATGGCAACATTACATGAGGGGCTTCCTTTGCATCGTCagctttataataatttttCTTGTTGAATTATTTTGCTATGTGATGATTATGCTTGCTGCCCGAGCAGCCTCTGTTGACAAGAAGTCTGCAGCTAAGGGGCTCCGTACTGTCTCAATGCACATGCTTCAGCTTACACTGTGTACAATGGAGGTTATATGCCCCTATATTGAAGCTGTGGTAATAGAGATTGACATCCAGGTATATCTGTCAGTCCGCTTTTTTAACTTTGTAACATTCAGTGTCATCGCCAGGGCAGTCAGTCCACTTGTCTATGGAATAAGAGATGAGAAATTTTACACTGCCTTTGTATACTACATGCGATGTGGACAAAATCACATATcttctgaacacagacaatcaAACCCAGCACAAAAGTGA
- the LOC113587640 gene encoding odorant receptor 131-2-like translates to MNNSTTQYVDVTARQKVQVIIVQFLLSIFLYIDTLLIVTFFQKEYFRTSMRYVFFVHTLICDWIYLFISNILLILTYFSMPMFAWICIILLILMSLLTFSTPLTMVAMSLERYIAICLPLRHAEISTSRRTIYCILFIHGLSSIQIFVVLSIFFASVSHSFYMMYKVCMVEMLIVLKWQSYVRSAISLFYFLIMSCTILFTYVKIVTAAKMAASGHKKSITKGRNTVLLHGMQLFLGLFQFWTPFVEPAVLSINVELYVFVRYFDYVAFILAPRCLCPLVYGLRDKKFFSAVKYYVFCGLR, encoded by the coding sequence ATGAACAACTCGACAACTCAATACGTGGATGTCACAGCAAGGCAGAAAGTACAAGTCATCATAGTTCAGTTCCTGCTGTCTATTTTTCTTTACATCGACACCCTGCTTATAGTGACGTTCTTCCAAAAAGAGTATTTTCGCACCAGCATGCGCTATGTGTTTTTTGTCCACACCTTAATTTGTGACTGGatatatctatttatttcaaatattctGCTAATCCTGACCTACTTCAGTATGCCTATGTTTGCTTGGATATGTATCATCCTGCTCATATTGATGTCACTCTTAACCTTCAGCACCCCACTCACGATGGTAGCCATGAGCTTAGAGCGCTATATAGCCATATGTTTGCCCCTGCGCCATGCTGAGATCTCCACCAGCCGCAGGACTATCTACTGCATACTCTTCATCCATGGTCTGAGCTCTATACAAATCTTTGTTGTGCTTTCTAtcttctttgcttctgtttctcACAGCTTCTATATGATGTATAAAGTCTGCATGGTGGAAATGCTCATTGTTCTCAAGTGGCAGAGCTATGTTAGATCTGCTATCTCTCTGTTTTACTTCTTGATCATGTCATGTACTATCCTGTTCACTTACGTTAAAATCGTGACAGCTGCGAAAATGGCAGCATCAGGCCATAAGAAATCCATCACCAAGGGTCGGAACACAGTGCTTCTGCATGGCATGCAGCTCTTTCTTGGTCTGTTTCAGTTCTGGACTCCATTTGTGGAACCAGCTGTGCTGAGCATCAATGTTGaactgtatgtgtttgtgagatatTTTGATTATGTTGCATTTATTTTAGCTCCACGGTGTCTGTGTCCTCTTGTTTATGGATTAAGGGATAAAAAGTTTTTCTCTGCCGTgaaatattatgtattttgtggattaaga